From the Aquitalea magnusonii genome, one window contains:
- the gcvP gene encoding aminomethyl-transferring glycine dehydrogenase, translated as MTLASLFNRSEFIARHIGPSDAERSEMLAEIGAASLDDLVAQTLPADIRLNRALDLPSPVPEAEALAALKEVASRNIVNKSFIGLGYYPVLTPTVILRNVLENPGWYTAYTPYQAEIAQGRLEALLNYQQMVMDLTGLEMANASLLDEATAAAEAMAMARRVSKSKSAQFFVDSRVLPQTLDVMKTRAKYFGFELVSGHPEQAGNGDYFGALFQYPGEAGDLIDLTPYIAAVKAKGGVAVVAADIMALVALKSPAEMGADVAIGNTQRFGVPMGYGGPHAAYFAFKDEMKRSAPGRIIGVSVDAKGKTALRMALQTREQHIRREKANSNICTSQVLLANIAGMYAVYHGAEGVKRIASRIHRLAAIFAHAVTSAGGKLVFDRFYDTVQVEAANADAIYAAALAAGYNLRRVSATVLGVAFHEAATEADLATLIKLFTGKDADIAALDAAAADAIPAGLKRESAFFTHPVFNTHHSEHEMLRYLKKLENRDLAMNHSMISLGSCTMKLNATSEMIPITWPEFANMHPFAPRDQAAGYLQLIDDLQTQLKAITGFDAISMQPNSGAQGEYAGLLAISRYHEARGEAQRNICLIPQSAHGTNPATAQMMNMQVVVVKCDESGNVDVADLKAKAEQHSANLAALMITYPSTHGVFEQPIREICDIIHSHGGQVYMDGANLNAQVGLCRPADIGADVSHMNLHKTFCIPHGGGGPGMGPIGLKAHLAPFMANHVVAEVPGALAGQTAVSAAPFGSASILPISFMYIRMMGAEGMKAATENALLSANYMAKKLGEHFPVLYTGANGRVAHECIIDLRPLKAASGVTEVDVAKRLMDYGFHAPTMSFPVPGTLMIEPTESEPKAELDRFIAAMTAIRQEIDQVQNGTWPADNNPLRNAPHSKADIAGDWDRPYSRETGLFPLPYVLENKFWPSVNRIDDVYGDRNLVCSCPSTDSYL; from the coding sequence ATGACTCTTGCTTCCCTGTTTAACCGTAGCGAATTCATTGCCCGCCATATCGGCCCCTCCGATGCCGAGCGCAGCGAAATGCTGGCCGAAATCGGTGCCGCCTCGCTGGACGATCTGGTTGCCCAGACCCTGCCGGCCGACATCCGCCTGAACCGTGCGCTGGACCTGCCGTCCCCGGTGCCGGAAGCCGAAGCCCTGGCTGCGCTGAAAGAGGTGGCCAGCCGCAACATCGTCAACAAGTCTTTCATCGGCCTGGGTTATTACCCGGTGCTGACCCCCACCGTCATCCTGCGCAATGTGCTGGAAAATCCGGGCTGGTACACCGCTTACACCCCGTATCAGGCTGAAATCGCCCAGGGTCGTCTGGAAGCGCTGCTCAACTACCAGCAAATGGTGATGGACCTGACCGGTCTGGAAATGGCCAATGCCTCGCTGCTGGACGAAGCCACCGCCGCCGCCGAAGCCATGGCCATGGCGCGCCGTGTGTCCAAGAGCAAGTCCGCGCAGTTCTTTGTCGACAGCCGCGTGCTGCCGCAAACCCTGGACGTGATGAAAACCCGTGCCAAGTACTTCGGTTTCGAGCTGGTTTCCGGCCACCCGGAACAAGCCGGCAATGGCGACTACTTTGGCGCGCTGTTCCAGTATCCGGGTGAAGCGGGCGACCTGATCGACCTGACGCCCTACATTGCCGCCGTGAAAGCCAAGGGTGGTGTGGCCGTGGTGGCCGCCGACATCATGGCGCTGGTGGCGCTGAAGTCGCCGGCCGAAATGGGTGCCGACGTGGCCATTGGCAACACCCAGCGCTTTGGCGTGCCGATGGGCTATGGTGGCCCGCACGCTGCCTACTTTGCCTTCAAGGATGAAATGAAGCGCTCGGCACCGGGCCGCATCATCGGCGTGTCCGTGGATGCCAAGGGCAAGACAGCGCTGCGCATGGCGCTGCAAACCCGCGAGCAGCACATCCGCCGCGAAAAGGCCAACTCCAATATCTGTACCAGCCAGGTACTGCTGGCCAATATCGCCGGCATGTACGCGGTGTACCACGGTGCCGAAGGCGTCAAGCGCATTGCCAGCCGCATCCACCGTCTGGCCGCCATCTTCGCCCATGCGGTGACAAGCGCCGGTGGCAAGCTGGTATTCGACCGCTTCTACGACACCGTACAGGTGGAAGCGGCCAATGCCGACGCCATCTACGCCGCCGCCCTGGCTGCCGGTTATAACCTGCGTCGCGTGTCCGCCACCGTGCTGGGCGTGGCCTTCCACGAAGCGGCTACCGAGGCTGATCTGGCCACGCTGATCAAGCTGTTCACCGGCAAGGATGCCGACATCGCCGCGCTGGATGCCGCCGCTGCCGATGCCATCCCGGCCGGCCTCAAGCGCGAATCCGCCTTCTTCACCCACCCGGTGTTCAACACCCACCACAGCGAGCACGAGATGCTGCGCTACCTGAAGAAGCTGGAAAACCGCGACCTGGCGATGAATCACTCGATGATTTCGCTGGGCAGCTGCACCATGAAGCTGAATGCCACCAGCGAGATGATTCCCATCACCTGGCCGGAATTCGCCAATATGCACCCGTTTGCCCCGCGCGATCAGGCTGCCGGTTATCTGCAACTGATCGACGACCTGCAAACCCAGCTCAAAGCCATCACCGGTTTTGATGCCATTTCCATGCAGCCCAACTCCGGCGCGCAGGGCGAGTACGCCGGCCTGCTGGCCATCAGCCGTTACCACGAAGCGCGTGGCGAAGCGCAGCGCAATATCTGCCTGATTCCGCAATCGGCCCACGGTACCAACCCGGCCACCGCGCAGATGATGAACATGCAGGTGGTGGTGGTGAAGTGTGACGAATCCGGCAACGTCGACGTGGCCGACCTCAAGGCCAAGGCGGAGCAGCATTCGGCCAATCTGGCGGCACTGATGATTACCTATCCGTCCACCCACGGTGTGTTCGAACAGCCGATCCGCGAGATCTGCGACATCATCCACAGCCACGGTGGTCAGGTGTACATGGACGGTGCCAACCTGAACGCCCAGGTGGGCCTGTGCCGCCCGGCCGATATCGGTGCCGACGTGTCGCACATGAACCTGCACAAGACCTTCTGCATCCCGCACGGCGGTGGCGGCCCGGGCATGGGCCCCATCGGCCTGAAAGCCCATCTGGCCCCGTTCATGGCCAACCACGTGGTGGCGGAAGTGCCAGGTGCGCTTGCCGGTCAGACTGCGGTTTCCGCTGCGCCGTTCGGCTCGGCTTCCATCCTGCCCATCTCCTTCATGTATATCCGCATGATGGGTGCCGAGGGCATGAAGGCCGCCACCGAAAACGCCTTGCTGTCCGCCAACTACATGGCCAAGAAGCTGGGCGAGCATTTCCCTGTGCTGTATACCGGTGCCAATGGCCGTGTGGCGCACGAGTGCATCATCGACCTGCGCCCGCTCAAGGCCGCCAGCGGCGTGACCGAGGTGGACGTGGCCAAGCGCCTGATGGACTACGGCTTCCACGCTCCGACCATGAGCTTCCCGGTACCGGGCACGCTGATGATCGAGCCGACCGAATCCGAGCCCAAGGCCGAGCTGGACCGCTTCATTGCCGCCATGACCGCCATTCGTCAGGAAATCGACCAAGTGCAGAACGGCACCTGGCCGGCGGACAACAACCCGCTGCGCAATGCACCGCACAGCAAGGCTGACATCGCTGGCGACTGGGACCGTCCGTACAGCCGCGAAACCGGCCTGTTCCCGCTGCCTTATGTGCTGGAAAACAAGTTCTGGCCGAGTGTGAACCGTATCGATGACGTATACGGCGACCGCAATCTGGTGTGCAGCTGCCCCAGCACCGACAGTTATCTGTAA
- the gcvH gene encoding glycine cleavage system protein GcvH, producing MSNIPAELKYVASHEWLRLEADGSVTVGITEHAQELLGDIVFVELPKVGAKLAAEEQAGVVESVKAASDVYAPIAGEVLEVNAELEAAPELANSEPYGAGWFFKIKPANAADLDSLLDAAGYAKEIGA from the coding sequence ATGAGCAATATCCCTGCCGAACTGAAATACGTTGCCAGCCACGAATGGCTGCGTCTGGAAGCCGACGGTTCCGTCACCGTGGGCATTACCGAACATGCACAAGAGCTGCTGGGCGACATCGTGTTCGTCGAGCTGCCGAAAGTGGGTGCCAAGCTGGCTGCTGAAGAGCAGGCCGGCGTGGTGGAATCGGTAAAAGCCGCTTCCGATGTATACGCCCCGATCGCCGGTGAAGTGCTGGAAGTGAACGCCGAACTGGAAGCCGCTCCCGAGCTGGCCAACAGCGAGCCCTATGGCGCTGGCTGGTTCTTCAAGATCAAGCCGGCCAATGCCGCAGATCTGGACAGCCTGCTGGATGCCGCTGGCTACGCCAAGGAAATCGGCGCCTGA
- a CDS encoding ornithine carbamoyltransferase: protein MAFNLRNRNFLRMLDFTPREIRYMLDLARDLKRAKYTGTEQQHLKGKNIALIFEKTSTRTRCAFEVACYDQGANVTYLGPSGSQIGIKESMKDTARVLGRMYDAIEYRGFDQDMVENELAKFAGVPVYNGLTDEWHPTQMLADVLTMWENSDKPISQISYTYLGDARNNMGNSLLVIGSKLGMDVRIGAPKHLWPTDELVAECRAIAAKTGARITLTEDAAEAVKGTDFIHTDVWVSMGEPAEVWAERIRLLKPYQVNAALMAAAQNPQVKFMHCLPAYHNSETKVGKEIAAQYPDLANGIEVTEDVFESEACIAFEQAENRMHTIKAILVATLGD, encoded by the coding sequence ATGGCCTTCAATCTGCGCAACCGCAACTTCCTCCGCATGCTGGACTTCACCCCGCGCGAAATCCGCTACATGCTCGACCTGGCCCGCGACCTGAAACGCGCCAAGTACACCGGCACCGAACAGCAACACCTGAAGGGCAAGAACATCGCCCTGATCTTTGAAAAAACCTCCACCCGCACCCGCTGTGCGTTCGAAGTAGCCTGCTACGACCAGGGCGCCAACGTCACCTACCTCGGACCGTCCGGCTCGCAGATCGGTATCAAGGAATCGATGAAAGATACCGCCCGCGTGCTGGGTCGCATGTATGACGCCATCGAATACCGCGGCTTCGACCAGGACATGGTGGAAAACGAACTGGCCAAATTCGCCGGCGTCCCGGTGTACAACGGCCTGACCGACGAATGGCACCCCACCCAGATGCTGGCCGACGTGCTGACCATGTGGGAAAACAGCGACAAGCCGATCTCGCAAATCAGCTACACCTACCTGGGCGACGCCCGCAACAATATGGGCAACTCCTTGCTGGTGATTGGCAGCAAGCTGGGCATGGACGTGCGCATCGGCGCCCCGAAACACCTGTGGCCGACCGATGAACTGGTGGCCGAATGCCGTGCCATCGCCGCCAAGACCGGCGCCCGCATCACCCTGACCGAAGACGCCGCCGAAGCCGTCAAGGGCACCGACTTCATCCACACCGACGTGTGGGTATCGATGGGCGAACCGGCCGAAGTGTGGGCCGAACGCATCCGCCTGCTGAAACCTTACCAGGTGAATGCCGCGCTGATGGCTGCTGCACAGAACCCGCAAGTCAAGTTCATGCACTGCCTGCCGGCGTACCACAACAGCGAAACCAAGGTGGGCAAGGAAATTGCCGCGCAATACCCGGACCTGGCCAATGGCATTGAAGTGACCGAAGACGTGTTCGAAAGCGAAGCCTGCATTGCCTTCGAGCAAGCCGAGAACCGCATGCACACCATCAAGGCCATCCTGGTCGCCACGCTGGGCGATTAA
- the arcC gene encoding carbamate kinase: MRVVVALGGNALQRRGEAMTADNQRANVKVAAEQLAAVTRLGHNLVMCHGNGPQVGLLGLQNDAYARHVDGKVTPYPLDVLGAQTEGMIGYMIEQELGNVLPFEVPLATILTQTEVDAADPAFQNPTKFVGPVYSKEEAEALAASHGWTVKADGDYYRRVVPSPKPKRIFELRPIKWMIEKGAVVIAAGGGGIPTMYQGDKLVGVEAVIDKDLASALLAREVDADYFVIATDVKSVFVGWGTPEAKAIRHAHPDEMDKLGFAAGSMGPKVEAACEFARLTGKRAVIGALEDIEKIVKGEAGTIISTEKSGIEWY; this comes from the coding sequence ATGCGAGTCGTCGTAGCCCTGGGCGGCAATGCCCTGCAACGTCGTGGCGAAGCCATGACCGCTGACAACCAACGCGCCAACGTCAAGGTGGCCGCCGAACAACTGGCCGCCGTCACCCGGCTGGGCCACAACCTGGTGATGTGCCACGGCAACGGTCCGCAAGTCGGCCTGCTCGGCCTGCAAAACGACGCCTACGCCCGCCACGTCGACGGCAAAGTCACCCCCTATCCGCTGGATGTCCTCGGTGCCCAGACCGAAGGCATGATCGGCTACATGATCGAACAGGAACTGGGCAATGTGCTGCCGTTTGAAGTGCCGCTGGCCACCATCCTCACCCAGACCGAAGTGGACGCCGCCGACCCCGCCTTCCAGAACCCCACCAAGTTCGTCGGCCCGGTGTACAGCAAGGAAGAAGCCGAAGCGCTGGCTGCCAGCCACGGCTGGACGGTGAAAGCCGACGGCGACTACTACCGCCGCGTGGTACCGAGCCCGAAACCGAAACGCATCTTCGAACTGCGCCCCATCAAATGGATGATCGAAAAAGGCGCGGTCGTGATTGCTGCCGGTGGTGGCGGCATCCCCACCATGTACCAGGGCGACAAGCTGGTGGGCGTGGAAGCGGTGATCGACAAAGACCTGGCCTCCGCCCTGCTGGCCCGCGAAGTGGACGCCGACTACTTCGTCATCGCCACCGACGTGAAGAGCGTGTTTGTTGGCTGGGGCACCCCCGAAGCCAAGGCCATCCGCCACGCCCACCCGGACGAAATGGACAAGCTGGGCTTTGCCGCCGGCTCGATGGGCCCGAAAGTGGAAGCCGCCTGCGAATTTGCCCGCTTGACCGGCAAGCGTGCGGTGATTGGCGCGCTGGAAGACATCGAGAAGATCGTCAAGGGCGAAGCCGGCACCATCATCTCCACCGAGAAGAGCGGTATCGAGTGGTACTGA
- the gcvT gene encoding glycine cleavage system aminomethyltransferase GcvT, with the protein MTAPKRTPLFDAHVAAGAKMVDFAGWEMPIHYGSQLKEHEIVRSDAGMFDVSHMTVIDITGSDAKAWLQQLIANDVAKLGFEGKALYSGMLTEDGTVVDDLIVYLTSYGYRMVVNAGTTDKDLAWMESHKAGFDVSLNVRRDLAMLAVQGPNAIAKVCAVKPQLADAIQSLKVFQGLPAGDWFFARTGYTGEDGLEIMIPAGEAINFFNQLVEAGVAPIGLGARDTLRLEAGMNLYGHDMDETVSPLQAGMGWTIAWEPASRDFIGRKALEAQKAAGVPMKQVGLVLEGRGVLREGQKVVVEGVGEGIITSGTFSPTLKHSIAIARVPAATGADAQVDLRGTLTAVRVVKMPFVRNGKKVFE; encoded by the coding sequence ATGACGGCCCCGAAACGTACCCCCCTGTTTGACGCTCATGTCGCCGCCGGCGCCAAGATGGTTGATTTCGCCGGTTGGGAAATGCCCATCCATTACGGCTCCCAGCTGAAGGAACATGAGATCGTGCGCAGCGACGCCGGCATGTTCGATGTGTCCCACATGACCGTGATCGACATCACCGGCAGCGATGCCAAGGCCTGGCTGCAACAACTGATTGCCAACGACGTGGCCAAGCTGGGCTTTGAAGGCAAGGCGCTGTACTCCGGCATGCTGACCGAAGACGGCACCGTGGTGGACGACCTGATTGTCTACCTGACCTCCTACGGCTACCGCATGGTGGTGAATGCCGGTACCACTGATAAAGACCTGGCCTGGATGGAGAGCCACAAGGCCGGTTTTGATGTCTCCCTCAATGTACGTCGCGACCTGGCCATGCTGGCCGTGCAAGGCCCCAATGCCATTGCCAAGGTCTGTGCGGTAAAGCCGCAACTGGCCGACGCCATTCAATCACTCAAGGTATTCCAGGGCTTGCCTGCAGGCGACTGGTTCTTTGCCCGAACCGGCTATACCGGTGAAGACGGTCTGGAAATCATGATTCCGGCTGGCGAAGCCATCAACTTCTTCAATCAGCTGGTAGAGGCCGGTGTGGCCCCCATCGGCCTGGGCGCCCGCGACACCCTGCGTCTGGAAGCCGGCATGAACCTGTACGGCCACGACATGGACGAAACCGTGTCCCCGCTGCAGGCCGGCATGGGCTGGACCATCGCCTGGGAACCGGCCAGCCGTGACTTTATCGGCCGCAAGGCACTGGAAGCCCAGAAGGCCGCCGGTGTGCCGATGAAGCAGGTGGGCCTGGTGCTGGAAGGCCGTGGCGTGCTGCGTGAAGGCCAGAAAGTGGTGGTGGAAGGCGTGGGTGAGGGCATCATCACCAGCGGCACCTTCTCGCCCACCCTCAAGCATTCCATTGCCATTGCCCGCGTACCGGCCGCAACCGGTGCCGACGCACAGGTGGATTTGCGTGGTACGCTCACCGCTGTCCGCGTGGTGAAGATGCCGTTCGTGCGCAACGGCAAGAAAGTTTTCGAATAA
- a CDS encoding TetR/AcrR family transcriptional regulator, whose protein sequence is MSRKESKSPTFDRIVEASLQLFNQQGERSVTTNHIARYLNISTGNLYYHFACKEDIINELYRRYSKGMADYLNAAGELSVNASIEGLVSLLEKVLRHLWTFRFIPQSISSLFSVNQSLQESYSKIEAGLISRGVEKLFFKLRDQGMLEGDDVQIGFLARNFQLLQTGWIARPDIAKCPQEAQTVAREGCLSLLYFLDPYVSSRFRQPFERVLAGMAPAQPQTMPA, encoded by the coding sequence ATGAGTCGCAAAGAAAGCAAAAGTCCAACCTTTGACCGCATTGTCGAAGCCAGCCTGCAACTGTTCAACCAGCAGGGCGAGCGCAGCGTCACCACCAATCACATCGCGCGCTATCTGAATATCAGCACCGGCAATCTGTACTACCACTTTGCCTGCAAGGAAGACATCATCAACGAGCTGTACCGGCGTTACTCCAAGGGCATGGCCGATTACCTGAATGCCGCCGGTGAGTTGAGCGTGAATGCCTCGATCGAGGGGCTGGTGTCGCTGCTGGAAAAGGTATTGCGCCATCTGTGGACCTTCCGTTTCATCCCGCAGAGCATTTCCAGCCTGTTTTCGGTCAACCAGTCGCTGCAGGAAAGCTACAGCAAGATCGAAGCCGGGCTGATCAGCCGTGGCGTGGAAAAGCTGTTCTTCAAGCTGCGCGATCAGGGCATGCTGGAGGGGGATGACGTGCAGATCGGGTTTCTGGCGCGTAATTTCCAGTTGCTGCAAACCGGCTGGATTGCCCGTCCCGATATTGCCAAATGCCCGCAGGAAGCCCAGACCGTGGCACGCGAGGGCTGTCTGAGCCTGCTGTATTTCCTGGACCCCTATGTGTCCAGCCGTTTCCGGCAGCCTTTCGAGCGCGTGCTGGCCGGCATGGCACCGGCCCAGCCCCAGACCATGCCTGCCTAG
- a CDS encoding putative bifunctional diguanylate cyclase/phosphodiesterase translates to MQHDAVPFSAETMARFALLERLRHPVWVFDIDARRVFWANQCALTVWEAASLEELCARDMGQDMSDSVARRLRQYQADFISHDVAFSETWTLYPNGNPRSLQVVFSGLRHQGRMLMLCEALGELQANPDTLRSAEALLHSPVFITLYQADGQPLYRNPSAREQVLDPAEHWQARFVDPADLALLQQQLEAQGKGRLVARVLTRQGERWHEISARHCRDAASGEPALLVSEMDVSELKEAEARASHLAMHDMLTGLPNRNFVQQHYPALLQQAREQGLQVALMCIDLDRFKNINDSLGHGFGDLLLVQMSERLKTLLQPGQQLARQGGDEFLLLLSAPQVKDVAAGMAASIVETLGRPLWLRGQEVQLTASVGISLSADGADDVQSHMRHADLAMYSAKEAGRNGIHFYDESMDARARSRLALEYEIRRGLENGEFEAFYQPRVDCFTGEIVGAEALARWRHPERGLLFPDSFIPACEESGLIRELDRQILAQVARQLACWQGQGRILQVSVNLSASQFADPELSSVLQQILQQSGCPAASIELEITESLLLAHDQHTLETLASLQAMGFAIAIDDFGTGYSNLAYLQNYPLNTLKIDRSFISGLPQRSAIPELITSLCRILKLAMVAEGVETHAQLDWLRQQGCQQYQGYLCSRPLSLRHFNELLEYSTAPA, encoded by the coding sequence ATGCAGCATGATGCAGTACCGTTTTCTGCGGAAACCATGGCGCGCTTTGCCTTGCTCGAAAGGCTGCGTCACCCGGTATGGGTGTTTGATATTGATGCGCGGCGCGTGTTCTGGGCCAACCAGTGCGCGCTGACGGTATGGGAGGCGGCCAGCCTGGAAGAGTTGTGCGCCCGCGATATGGGGCAGGACATGTCCGATTCCGTGGCGCGCCGGCTGCGGCAGTACCAAGCTGACTTCATCAGCCATGATGTGGCGTTTTCCGAAACCTGGACGCTCTACCCCAACGGCAATCCGCGCAGTCTGCAGGTGGTGTTCAGCGGCCTGCGGCATCAGGGCCGCATGCTGATGCTGTGCGAAGCCTTGGGCGAGTTGCAGGCCAATCCGGACACCCTGCGCAGCGCCGAGGCCCTGCTGCATTCCCCGGTTTTCATCACGCTTTATCAGGCCGATGGCCAGCCGCTGTACCGTAATCCCAGTGCGCGTGAACAGGTGCTGGACCCGGCCGAGCACTGGCAGGCGCGCTTTGTCGACCCGGCAGACCTGGCACTGCTGCAGCAGCAGCTTGAAGCACAGGGCAAAGGGCGGCTGGTGGCGCGGGTACTCACCCGTCAAGGAGAGCGCTGGCACGAAATCTCGGCCCGCCACTGCCGCGATGCCGCCTCTGGCGAACCGGCGTTGCTGGTCAGCGAAATGGATGTCAGCGAACTGAAGGAGGCCGAGGCCCGTGCCAGCCATCTGGCCATGCACGATATGCTGACCGGCTTGCCCAATCGCAATTTCGTCCAGCAGCATTACCCGGCCTTGCTGCAGCAGGCGCGAGAGCAAGGGCTGCAAGTAGCCTTGATGTGCATAGACCTGGACCGTTTCAAAAACATCAACGACAGTCTGGGCCATGGTTTTGGCGACTTGCTGCTGGTGCAGATGAGCGAGCGCCTGAAAACCCTGTTGCAGCCGGGACAGCAACTGGCGCGCCAGGGGGGAGACGAGTTCCTGCTGCTGCTGTCTGCACCCCAGGTCAAGGATGTGGCTGCCGGCATGGCGGCATCGATTGTGGAAACGCTGGGACGCCCGCTGTGGCTGCGCGGACAGGAGGTGCAACTGACGGCCTCGGTCGGCATCAGCCTGAGTGCCGATGGTGCCGACGATGTACAAAGTCATATGCGGCATGCTGATTTGGCCATGTACAGCGCCAAGGAGGCTGGCCGCAACGGCATCCATTTTTATGATGAGTCCATGGATGCGCGCGCCCGCTCACGGCTGGCGTTGGAGTACGAGATTCGCCGTGGTCTGGAAAACGGCGAATTCGAGGCCTTCTACCAGCCCCGTGTCGATTGCTTTACCGGCGAGATTGTCGGTGCCGAGGCGCTGGCGCGCTGGCGGCATCCCGAGCGTGGCCTGCTGTTTCCCGACAGCTTTATCCCGGCCTGCGAAGAAAGCGGCCTGATCCGCGAGCTGGACCGGCAGATTCTGGCGCAGGTGGCGCGCCAGTTGGCCTGCTGGCAGGGACAGGGCAGAATCTTGCAAGTGTCGGTCAATCTTTCGGCCAGTCAGTTTGCCGATCCGGAACTGTCCAGCGTCTTGCAGCAGATCCTGCAGCAAAGTGGCTGCCCGGCTGCCAGTATCGAGCTGGAAATCACCGAATCCCTGTTGCTGGCACATGACCAGCACACCCTGGAAACACTGGCCTCCCTGCAAGCCATGGGGTTTGCCATTGCCATCGACGATTTTGGCACCGGCTACTCCAACCTGGCTTATCTGCAAAACTACCCGCTCAATACCCTCAAGATCGACCGCTCCTTTATTTCCGGCCTGCCGCAACGTTCCGCCATTCCCGAGCTGATCACCAGCCTGTGCCGCATTCTCAAGCTGGCCATGGTGGCCGAAGGCGTGGAAACCCACGCTCAATTGGACTGGCTGCGCCAGCAAGGCTGCCAGCAGTACCAGGGCTATCTGTGCAGCCGGCCGCTGTCGCTGCGCCACTTCAACGAACTGCTGGAATACAGCACGGCTCCGGCCTGA
- a CDS encoding ABC transporter substrate-binding protein codes for MNLRPLLPVLLLASPLALAAKPLTVCTDANPEGFDVVQYNSLVTTNASADVLMNRLVEYDAVSHKLQPGLATSWQVSADGLSYTFRLRPGVAFHSTDYFKPTRKLNADDVVFTFQRMLNPEHPWYKTAANGYPHAQSMQLPKLIKAVSKLDDNTVRFELNYPESTFLSTLSMGFASIYSAEYAAQLQAAGKQAELNSKPIGTGPFILRSFQKDSVVRYQPNPAYWGGKVKLPALVYAITPDATVRVQKLKAGECQLALSAKPQDVLAVQGDSKIRVLSTPAFMTAFVAINSQHKPFDNVLVRQAVNLAFDKNTYLKTVFDGTATAATLPYPPNTWSYNKSVKPYPQDLARAKKLLAQAGYPNGFDTTLWVRPSGSTLNPNPKAGAELLQADLAKVGIRAQIKVIEWGELIKRGKAGEHDLLFMGWAGDNGDPDNFLTPQFSCAAVQSGTNFARYCDPKLDKLISDGKKTSDFAQRSKLYLQAQKLISDQALWLPLAHPTAYVLERKEVAGFAANPFGRVNFATVNVQ; via the coding sequence ATGAACCTACGCCCCCTGTTGCCGGTCTTGCTGCTGGCCAGCCCGCTGGCGCTGGCTGCCAAGCCGCTTACCGTCTGTACCGATGCCAATCCCGAAGGCTTTGACGTGGTGCAGTACAACTCGCTGGTGACCACCAATGCCTCGGCCGATGTGCTGATGAACCGGCTGGTGGAATATGATGCCGTCTCACACAAGCTGCAGCCCGGTCTGGCCACTAGCTGGCAGGTTAGCGCTGATGGCCTGTCCTACACGTTCCGGCTGCGCCCCGGCGTGGCTTTCCACAGCACCGATTACTTCAAGCCCACGCGCAAGCTCAATGCCGATGACGTGGTGTTTACCTTCCAGCGCATGCTCAACCCCGAGCATCCTTGGTACAAGACCGCAGCCAACGGTTATCCGCATGCCCAGTCCATGCAACTGCCCAAGCTGATCAAGGCGGTCAGCAAGCTGGACGACAATACGGTGCGCTTTGAACTGAATTACCCGGAATCCACCTTTCTCTCCACGCTCAGCATGGGTTTTGCTTCCATCTATTCCGCCGAATACGCCGCCCAGTTGCAGGCTGCAGGCAAGCAGGCCGAGCTGAACAGCAAACCCATCGGCACCGGGCCTTTCATCCTGCGCAGCTTCCAGAAGGACAGCGTGGTGCGCTACCAGCCCAATCCGGCTTACTGGGGCGGCAAGGTCAAATTGCCCGCCCTGGTGTATGCCATTACCCCGGACGCCACGGTGCGGGTGCAAAAGCTGAAAGCCGGCGAGTGCCAACTGGCCCTGTCTGCCAAGCCGCAAGACGTCCTGGCAGTGCAGGGCGACAGCAAGATCCGCGTGCTGTCCACACCGGCCTTCATGACGGCCTTTGTTGCCATCAACAGCCAGCACAAGCCCTTTGACAATGTGCTGGTACGGCAGGCGGTCAACCTGGCCTTTGACAAGAACACCTATCTGAAAACCGTGTTCGATGGCACCGCCACCGCCGCCACCCTGCCGTATCCGCCCAATACCTGGAGCTACAACAAGAGCGTCAAACCCTATCCACAAGACCTGGCGCGCGCAAAGAAGCTGCTGGCCCAGGCTGGCTATCCCAACGGCTTTGACACCACGCTGTGGGTGCGCCCCAGCGGCAGCACGCTCAACCCCAACCCCAAGGCCGGGGCCGAACTGTTGCAGGCTGATCTGGCCAAGGTGGGCATCCGCGCCCAGATCAAGGTCATCGAATGGGGCGAGCTGATCAAGCGCGGCAAGGCGGGCGAGCATGACCTGCTGTTCATGGGCTGGGCCGGGGATAATGGCGACCCGGACAACTTCCTCACCCCGCAGTTCTCCTGCGCGGCCGTGCAGTCCGGCACCAACTTTGCCCGCTATTGCGACCCGAAACTGGACAAGCTGATTAGCGATGGCAAGAAAACCAGCGACTTTGCCCAGCGCAGCAAGTTGTACCTGCAGGCGCAAAAGCTGATCAGCGATCAGGCATTGTGGCTGCCGCTGGCCCATCCCACCGCCTATGTGCTGGAGCGCAAGGAAGTGGCCGGCTTTGCCGCCAACCCGTTTGGCCGCGTCAACTTTGCCACGGTGAATGTGCAGTAA